A genomic region of Gallus gallus isolate bGalGal1 chromosome 19, bGalGal1.mat.broiler.GRCg7b, whole genome shotgun sequence contains the following coding sequences:
- the FZD9 gene encoding frizzled-9 precursor, which yields MAALRLRLALSVLWQLAAAGRGLELGALEAARGRAARCQPVDIPMCRGIGYNLTRMPNLLGHESQREAALKLHEFAPLVEYGCHVHLRFFLCSLYAPMCTDQVSASIPACRPMCEQARHKCVPIMEQFNFGWPESLDCGRLPTKNDPNALCMEAPENASAAEPHKGQGMLPVAPRPWPPGSAEGRGPNGLGACDNPEKFQYVEKSLSCAPRCSPGVDVYWSREDKDFAFVWMAVWSTLCFVSTAFTVLTFLLDPHRFQYPERPIIFLSMCYNVYSVAFIIRSVAGAETIACDRENGELYIIQEGLESTGCTIVFLILYYFGMASSLWWVVLTLTWFLAAGKKWGHEAIEAHSSYFHMAAWGIPAMKTIVILTMRKVAGDELTGLCYVGSMDVSALTGFVLIPLSCYLVVGTSFILTGFVALFHIRKIMKTGGTNTEKLEKLMVKIGVFSILYTVPATCVIVCYFYERLNVDYWNLRALERGCVPLPGRRAADCSLEASVPTVAVFMLKIFMSLVVGITSGVWVWSSKTLQTWQSLCNRKLGVRTRGKPCSGVSCGGVHCHYKAPTVMLHMTKTDPYLDNPTHV from the coding sequence ATGGCGGCGCTGCGGCTCCGGCTCGCGCTGTCGGTGCTGTGGCAGTTGGCGGCCGCCGGCCGCGGGCTGGAGCTGGGCGCGCTggaggcggcgcggggccgggcggcgcggTGCCAGCCCGTGGACATCCCCATGTGCCGCGGCATCGGGTACAACCTGACCCGCATGCCCAACCTGCTGGGCCACGAGAGCCAGCGCGAGGCCGCCCTGAAGCTGCACGAGTTCGCGCCGCTGGTGGAGTACGGCTGCCACGTCCACCTGCGCTTCTTCCTCTGCTCGCTCTACGCACCCATGTGTACCGACCAGGTGAGCGCCAGCATCCCCGCCTGCCGCCCCATGTGCGAGCAGGCGCGCCACAAGTGCGTCCCCATCATGGAGCAGTTCAACTTCGGCTGGCCCGAGTCGCTCGACTGCGGCCGCCTGCCCACCAAGAACGACCCCAACGCCCTCTGCATGGAGGCCCCCGAGAACGCTTCAGCCGCGGAGCCACACAAGGGCCAGGGCATGCTGCCTGTCGCGCCCCGGCCGTGGCCGCCGGGCTCCGCGGAGGGCCGTGGCCCCAACGGGCTGGGAGCCTGCGACAACCCCGAGAAGTTCCAGTACGTGGAGAAGAGCCTCTCCTGTGCGCCCCGCTGCTCGCCCGGCGTGGACGTCTACTGGTCCCGCGAGGACAAGGACTTTGCCTTCGTCTGGATGGCCGTGTGGTCCACCCTCTGCTTCGTCTCTACCGCCTTCACCGTGCTCACCTTCCTGCTCGACCCGCACCGCTTCCAGTACCCCGAGAGACCCATCATCTTCCTCTCCATGTGCTACAACGTCTACTCAGTGGCCTTCATCATCCGCTCGGTGGCGGGGGCCGAGACCATCGCCTGCGACCGGGAGAACGGCGAGCTCTACATCATCCAGGAGGGGCTGGAGAGCACGGGCTGCACCATCGTCTTCCTCATCCTCTACTACTTCGGCATGGCCAGCTCGCTCTGGTGGGTCGTGCTCACCCTCACCTGGTTCCTGGCTGCCGGCAAGAAGTGGGGGCACGAGGCCATCGAGGCGCACAGCAGCTATTTTCACATGGCCGCCTGGGGCATCCCGGCCATGAAGACCATCGTCATCCTCACCATGCGGAAGGTGGCGGGGGACGAGCTGACGGGGCTGTGCTACGTGGGCAGCATGGATGTCAGCGCGCTGACCGGCTTCGTCCTCATCCCGCTCTCGTGCTACCTGGTGGTGGGCACCTCCTTCATCCTCACTGGCTTCGTCGCCCTCTTCCACATCCGGAAGATCATGAAGACGGGCGGCACCAACACGGAGAAGCTGGAGAAGCTGATGGTGAAGATCGGGGTCTTCTCCATCCTCTACACCGTCCCGGCCACCTGCGTCATCGTCTGCTACTTCTACGAGCGCCTGAACGTGGATTATTGGAACCTCCGTGCCCTGGAGCGCGGCTGTGTGCCGCTGCCTGGCCGACGCGCAGCCGACTGCTCGCTGGAGGCCTCGGTGCCCACCGTGGCTGTCTTTATGCTAAAGATTTTCATGTCGTTGGTGGTGGGCATCACCAGCGGGGTGTGGGTGTGGAGCTCCAAGACGCTGCAGACCTGGCAGAGCCTGTGCAACAGGAAGCTGGGCGTGAGGACGAGGGGCAAGCCCTGCAGCGGGGTGAGCTGCGGCGGGGTGCACTGCCACTACAAGGCACCCACCGTCATGCTGCACATGACCAAGACGGACCCGTACCTGGACAACCCGACACACGTCTAG
- the FKBP6 gene encoding inactive peptidyl-prolyl cis-trans isomerase FKBP6 yields MEAGGEARAGLGLFSRFRSALGARGLQDISGDGGVRKQVLRPGTGQPVPPAATVAVKYSGYLEHMEKPFCTNCTKKLPRLMKLGKDITLGGLEIGVLTMKKGEVARFIFSPSYAYGQQGCLPLIPPDATVLFEVELIDFLDSADSDTFFALTAEQQDTFPLQKVLKVAGMEREFGNYLFRKQYFEGAKDRYKRAYSILGRNPSTEAEQCQIDASKLLVLLNLSITYLKLESPARALMYGEKALEIDERNVKALFRCGQACLCMTEYEKARDFLIRAQHIEPFNHDINNELKKLASYYKDYLDKEKEMCCRMLAALNSSS; encoded by the exons ATGGAGGCAGGCGGCGAGGCGCGGGCCGGGCTCGGGTTGTTTTCTCGCTTCCGCAGCGCGTTGGGAGCCCGCGGCCTGCAGGACATCAGCGGCGACGGCGGGGTGCGCAAGCAGGTGCTGCGCCCCGGCACCGGGCAGCCCGTGCCGCCGGCTGCCACCGTGGCGG TGAAGTACTCCGGGTATCTGGAGCATATGGAGAAACCCTTCTGCACAAACTGCACCAAGAAGCTCCCGAGGCTGATGAAGCTTGGAAAAG ACATTACACTGGGGGGTCTGGAAATTGGTGTGCTCACCATGAAGAAGGGAGAGGTGGCAAGATTTATCTTCTCGCCGAGTTATGCCTatggccagcagggctgccttcCTCTGATCCCCCCAGATGCCACGGTCTTATTTGAAGTGGAGTTGATAGACTTCCTGGACTCTGCTGACTCTGACACATTCTTTGCGTTGACAGCT GAGCAGCAGGATACATTTCCGCTACAAAAGGTGTTGAAAGTGGCAGGCATGGAGAGAGAGTTTGGCAATTATCTCTTCCGTAAGCAGTACTTTGAGGGTGCCAAAGACAGATACAAAAGG GCATACTCCATCCTTGGTCGCAACCCTTCCACTGAGGCAGAGCAGTGTCAGATTGATGCTTCCAAGTTGCTGGTGCTACTGAATCTCTCAATTACCTACCTGAAGCTGGAAAGTCCTGCCCGAGCTCTGATGTATGGGGAAAAAGCCTTGGAGATTGACGAAAGAAACGTCAAGGCGCTGTTCAGGTGTGGCCAG GCTTGTCTCTGCATGACAGAATACGAAAAAGCTCGGGACTTCCTGATCAGAGCTCAGCATATAGAGCCGTTTAACCACGATATTAACAATGAACTGAAGAAGTTGGCAAG CTACTACAAAGACTACTTagacaaggagaaagaaatgtgcTGCCGAATGCTTGCTGCTCTCAACTCTTCTTCATGA